A DNA window from uncultured Methanoregula sp. contains the following coding sequences:
- the thsA gene encoding thermosome subunit alpha gives MLSGQPIIILKENVERNYGKEAQRSNITAAKAIAGAVRSTLGPRGMDKMLVSGSGDIVITNDGATILSEIAVQHPGAKMVIEVARTQDEEVGDGTTTAVIVVGALMEQAEIMLEQGIHPTVIAQGYRMGMEKALDIVNSLALKVDPSDRKTLLKIADTAITGKSIEQVKGKLDGIIVDAVMTVAEKVDGKLSVDEEDVMIKKQKGAAMDDAELIRGVVIDKVRAHDGMPKKITKAKVALVATPLEITKTQVKAKIKISSAEQINAFSEQEREALKKLADAIIDCGANVLLCQKGISDAAQFYLAKSGILAIEDVPEKDMKYAARALHANIVNKPESLTSKDLGVAELVQEDDEGKVTRISGCKNPKTTTILLRGTSDYLLDELERAVVDGTRVVMDAMEDGTYVVGGGAVETELLMKIRDYAQTVGGRVQIALEAYATAFESIPRTLAENSGYNPIDKLVELKNVHSKGKKNAGLNVYEGKVVDMFAEGVIEPLRSKRQSIQSASETAIMLIRVDDMMITQQGGKGGMPGM, from the coding sequence ATGCTATCTGGACAGCCAATTATTATCCTAAAAGAAAATGTGGAGCGTAATTACGGGAAGGAAGCCCAGCGCTCGAATATTACCGCAGCAAAAGCAATCGCCGGTGCTGTCAGGTCAACCCTCGGCCCCCGCGGCATGGACAAGATGCTCGTCAGCGGCTCTGGCGATATCGTCATCACCAACGATGGTGCCACCATCTTAAGTGAAATAGCCGTTCAGCACCCCGGCGCAAAGATGGTCATCGAAGTTGCACGGACGCAGGATGAAGAGGTCGGCGACGGGACCACCACCGCAGTCATCGTTGTCGGCGCCCTGATGGAGCAGGCAGAGATCATGCTCGAGCAGGGGATCCATCCGACCGTGATTGCCCAGGGATACCGTATGGGCATGGAGAAGGCGCTCGATATTGTCAACAGCCTTGCTCTCAAGGTAGATCCATCCGACCGGAAGACCTTACTCAAGATTGCCGACACCGCAATTACCGGGAAATCCATCGAACAGGTCAAGGGAAAGCTCGACGGTATCATTGTTGATGCTGTGATGACTGTTGCCGAGAAGGTTGACGGAAAGCTCTCTGTTGACGAAGAAGACGTGATGATCAAGAAGCAGAAGGGCGCTGCTATGGACGATGCCGAGCTGATCCGCGGCGTTGTCATCGACAAGGTCCGCGCCCACGACGGGATGCCAAAGAAGATCACAAAGGCGAAAGTCGCCCTTGTTGCAACGCCTCTTGAGATCACCAAGACCCAGGTAAAAGCGAAGATCAAGATCTCCTCCGCCGAGCAGATCAACGCGTTCTCCGAACAGGAGCGGGAAGCGTTAAAGAAACTTGCCGATGCAATCATCGACTGCGGAGCCAACGTCCTTCTCTGCCAGAAAGGTATCTCGGATGCAGCCCAGTTCTACCTTGCGAAAAGCGGAATTCTCGCAATCGAGGATGTTCCCGAGAAGGATATGAAATACGCTGCACGGGCCCTTCACGCCAACATTGTCAACAAGCCCGAGTCCCTGACATCAAAAGATCTCGGAGTTGCAGAGCTTGTCCAGGAAGACGACGAAGGAAAGGTCACGAGGATCTCCGGGTGCAAGAACCCCAAGACCACCACTATCCTGCTCCGCGGCACGAGCGACTATCTCCTCGACGAGCTTGAGCGGGCGGTTGTTGACGGGACCCGCGTTGTTATGGATGCCATGGAAGACGGGACGTACGTTGTCGGTGGCGGTGCGGTTGAGACTGAACTCCTGATGAAGATCCGGGACTATGCCCAGACCGTTGGAGGACGTGTCCAGATCGCTCTCGAGGCCTATGCAACGGCATTCGAATCGATCCCCCGCACCCTTGCCGAGAACTCCGGGTACAATCCGATCGACAAGCTGGTGGAACTCAAGAACGTTCACTCCAAGGGCAAGAAGAATGCCGGCCTGAATGTATACGAGGGCAAAGTCGTGGATATGTTCGCAGAAGGCGTTATTGAGCCTCTCCGGTCCAAGCGCCAGTCCATCCAGAGCGCGTCCGAGACTGCCATCATGCTCATCCGTGTCGATGACATGATGATCACCCAGCAGGGTGGAAAGGGCGGCATGCCCGGCATGTAA
- a CDS encoding ribose-phosphate diphosphokinase: MKVISTEKSQVLATRLARALRTSVVDVNYSRFPDGEHYLRAGELDDETIIVGSVVDNDALVQLLLLIDACDSSKNRLVLPYLAYARQDKRFHPGEPISIRAVAQAFSRGVSDITTINIHDRDVLRYFSAPVRNISVARDLGEYIRTLGLDNPLILSPDDGALAFAEEVASVGRWDFDHLEKTRLSGVEVKMAPKQLCAKGRSVIIVDDIISTGGTIATAGGMLYSQGADDVYAACVHGVLTGGAYARLMATGIRDVFCSDTIERACSKLSAADRIAHELTSS; encoded by the coding sequence ATGAAAGTGATCAGCACTGAAAAATCTCAGGTTCTTGCCACCCGGCTTGCACGCGCACTCAGGACAAGCGTTGTGGATGTTAATTATTCCCGGTTTCCCGATGGGGAACATTACCTCCGTGCAGGAGAGCTCGACGATGAGACCATCATTGTCGGGAGTGTTGTCGACAACGATGCCCTCGTTCAGCTGCTGCTCCTGATCGATGCCTGCGACAGTTCAAAAAACCGGCTGGTGCTTCCCTATCTGGCGTATGCCCGCCAGGACAAGCGGTTCCACCCCGGCGAACCGATCAGTATCCGTGCCGTTGCGCAGGCATTCAGCCGGGGCGTTTCGGATATCACCACCATCAATATTCATGACAGGGATGTGCTGAGGTATTTCTCTGCTCCTGTCCGGAACATATCCGTGGCCCGGGACCTCGGGGAGTACATCAGGACGCTTGGTCTCGATAATCCGCTCATACTCTCTCCCGACGACGGCGCCTTGGCATTTGCAGAAGAGGTGGCCTCGGTGGGGAGATGGGACTTTGATCACCTGGAGAAGACCCGGCTCTCCGGGGTTGAAGTAAAGATGGCCCCAAAACAGCTCTGTGCAAAAGGGCGGTCCGTTATTATCGTGGACGATATCATCTCTACCGGTGGTACCATAGCAACCGCGGGAGGAATGCTCTACAGCCAGGGAGCGGACGATGTGTATGCGGCCTGTGTCCACGGGGTCCTCACCGGGGGAGCCTATGCCCGGCTCATGGCAACCGGTATCCGGGACGTCTTCTGCAGCGATACCATTGAGCGGGCGTGCAGCAAATTATCGGCAGCCGACAGGATAGCGCATGAACTCACATCCTCCTGA
- a CDS encoding nucleotide-binding protein, translating to MKAVLDASVFFSEIPLEGELYTTPSVCDELLDIRAKGNFEKFCAGGLMVRSPGPESRERVKNAAKISRDAGVISDTDEDLLALALELDAVLYTDDFAIQNVAGVLKLGTHPILQRKARQVRWKYRCSGCGRYYGHDGECLVCGAAIKRKLK from the coding sequence ATGAAAGCGGTTCTCGATGCGAGTGTCTTCTTTTCTGAAATCCCTCTCGAAGGGGAATTGTATACAACCCCCTCCGTCTGCGACGAACTTCTCGATATCAGGGCAAAAGGAAATTTCGAGAAGTTCTGCGCAGGTGGTCTCATGGTCAGATCTCCCGGGCCCGAGAGCAGGGAGCGCGTTAAAAACGCTGCAAAGATATCCCGCGATGCCGGGGTTATCTCTGATACAGATGAAGATCTCCTGGCCCTTGCTCTCGAGCTGGATGCAGTCCTCTATACCGATGATTTTGCAATCCAGAATGTGGCAGGCGTCCTGAAGCTCGGGACGCACCCGATACTCCAGAGAAAAGCCCGGCAGGTCCGGTGGAAATACCGGTGCAGCGGATGCGGCAGGTATTACGGGCATGATGGGGAATGCCTGGTCTGCGGTGCAGCGATTAAAAGAAAACTTAAATAG
- a CDS encoding orotate phosphoribosyltransferase-like protein produces the protein MSSLDDLISRAKALLADGHSPGQIADELSLSMETVTWLLTQAKGTAAPKDVHIDWTAVSSQAPLLEETAQLLLSRYYLAQTGENTAVPAAQVIVGIALSGIPLATLIAVQEAAQLAIYHPAKQSQSERPTGSISGNFAGVGGERCIIVDDTITSGNTMREVVKYLKKHNAIPVAIWVIFDKRGIKDIDGVPVYSLFKISRID, from the coding sequence ATGTCTTCCCTTGACGATCTGATCAGCCGGGCAAAAGCGCTCCTTGCGGATGGGCACAGCCCGGGTCAGATTGCAGATGAACTTTCCCTCTCCATGGAGACCGTGACGTGGCTCCTGACCCAGGCAAAGGGGACGGCCGCCCCCAAGGATGTTCATATCGACTGGACTGCAGTCTCAAGCCAAGCTCCGCTTCTGGAAGAGACTGCCCAGCTGCTCCTCTCCCGATACTACCTTGCCCAGACCGGAGAGAACACAGCCGTCCCGGCAGCACAGGTTATCGTTGGTATCGCGCTCTCGGGAATTCCCCTTGCAACCCTCATCGCGGTCCAGGAGGCAGCCCAGCTTGCAATCTACCACCCGGCAAAACAGAGCCAGAGCGAGCGCCCGACCGGGTCGATCAGCGGCAATTTTGCCGGTGTCGGGGGAGAACGGTGTATCATCGTTGACGACACGATCACCTCAGGCAACACCATGCGGGAAGTTGTGAAGTATCTCAAGAAACATAATGCAATCCCGGTTGCAATCTGGGTCATATTCGACAAGCGCGGTATCAAGGATATCGATGGCGTACCCGTTTATTCGCTCTTCAAAATATCCCGCATTGACTGA